In Mastigocladopsis repens PCC 10914, a single window of DNA contains:
- a CDS encoding LysR substrate-binding domain-containing protein: protein MELRHLHYFIAVAEELHFSRAAQRLCISQPPLSQQIRDLEDELGVKLFERTKRQVHLTEAGKVFLERSYGVLAQLEQAIEVTQQIGRGEVGRLAIGFVDSAMYTLLPEIVRVFREQFPAVELRLHELTTAQQIQALHHKQVDIGIVRSAISEPGLSVECLLPESLVLALPETHPLSAQTQVSLSTLASELFILFPAKMGPVFYEQIITICQQAGFRPKVAQEAVQMQTIIGLVAAGLGIAIVPASLQNFHRSGVIYRPLQEQIPKIGLYLAWRQHDFSPVISAFLNLARKTTRRGVKS from the coding sequence ATGGAATTACGGCACCTGCACTACTTCATCGCGGTGGCTGAGGAACTACACTTTAGTCGAGCAGCACAGCGGTTGTGCATTTCCCAACCCCCCCTCAGTCAGCAGATTCGTGATTTGGAAGATGAACTAGGAGTCAAGCTGTTTGAACGAACGAAGCGGCAAGTGCATCTGACTGAAGCAGGCAAAGTGTTTTTAGAGCGCTCCTATGGAGTGTTAGCGCAACTCGAACAGGCGATCGAAGTGACACAACAGATCGGGCGGGGTGAGGTTGGACGGTTGGCGATCGGCTTTGTTGACTCTGCAATGTATACGTTACTACCAGAGATTGTAAGGGTCTTTCGAGAACAGTTTCCGGCCGTAGAACTGCGATTGCATGAACTGACGACTGCTCAACAGATTCAAGCGCTGCATCACAAACAGGTTGATATCGGCATTGTTCGTTCTGCCATCAGCGAACCAGGTTTGAGTGTGGAATGCCTTTTGCCAGAATCATTGGTCTTGGCGTTGCCAGAAACCCACCCGTTGTCTGCCCAGACTCAAGTGTCGCTCTCCACATTGGCTTCGGAATTATTTATCCTATTTCCTGCCAAAATGGGACCCGTCTTTTACGAGCAGATTATTACCATTTGTCAACAAGCTGGATTTCGTCCGAAAGTGGCTCAAGAGGCAGTTCAGATGCAGACGATCATCGGCTTAGTTGCAGCAGGACTGGGCATTGCGATCGTTCCCGCCTCCTTGCAAAACTTCCACAGAAGCGGAGTCATTTACAGACCTTTACAAGAGCAGATACCTAAAATCGGACTTTATCTGGCTTGGCGGCAGCATGATTTCTCACCAGTCATAAGCGCATTTCTCAACCTGGCACGGAAGACGACACGGCGGGGAGTTAAATCGTGA